A DNA window from Cloacibacillus sp. An23 contains the following coding sequences:
- a CDS encoding ABC transporter permease, which translates to MNWDRMRALIVKEFIQVMRDKITLAIIVFMPLAQLLIFGFAINTDIKHLNTVIFDQSRTQESREMINSLTASNYFDVKRYVSSMKEVNESVESGFAKVGIVFPPDYASDIKGGRQTSVQVIIDATDNLSASSGLAAAQTIGMLKSQEILAEKFSRLGIRVPGQAVDMRIRLWYNPDFVTSWYLVPGIMGLLLTLTLISMMSMAIVRESEQGTLEQLLVTPMKIWELLTAKIIPYIVVGYVQVFISIVVGIFVFNMPFLGSMTLFYLLTFFYVVASLSLGIMISCFAQNQTQALQMSVFIILPSVLLSGFVFPLESMPEGFQYLGRCFPITYYINISRQIILKGGGMAYVWQDTLALAVYIAVMFTSAVMMFKRRFVP; encoded by the coding sequence ATGAACTGGGACAGAATGCGCGCGCTGATAGTCAAGGAATTCATACAGGTCATGCGCGACAAGATAACGCTCGCGATAATCGTGTTCATGCCGCTCGCGCAGCTTCTGATATTCGGCTTCGCGATAAACACCGACATCAAGCACCTGAACACGGTCATCTTCGACCAGTCGCGGACGCAGGAGAGCCGCGAGATGATAAACAGCCTCACGGCGAGCAACTACTTCGACGTGAAGCGCTACGTGTCGAGCATGAAGGAGGTCAACGAAAGCGTCGAATCGGGCTTCGCGAAGGTCGGAATAGTATTCCCGCCCGACTACGCGAGCGACATAAAGGGCGGACGGCAGACCTCCGTGCAGGTGATAATAGACGCGACGGACAACTTGAGCGCGTCGTCGGGGCTCGCGGCTGCGCAGACGATAGGGATGCTCAAGTCGCAGGAGATACTCGCCGAGAAATTCTCGCGCCTCGGAATAAGAGTACCGGGGCAGGCGGTGGACATGAGGATAAGGCTCTGGTACAACCCGGACTTCGTGACCTCGTGGTACCTCGTGCCGGGCATCATGGGGCTTCTGCTGACTCTGACGCTGATTTCCATGATGTCTATGGCGATAGTGCGCGAGAGCGAGCAGGGGACTCTCGAACAGCTTCTCGTGACGCCGATGAAGATATGGGAGCTGCTGACGGCGAAGATAATCCCATACATCGTCGTCGGCTACGTGCAGGTGTTCATCTCGATAGTCGTCGGCATATTCGTCTTCAATATGCCCTTCCTCGGGAGCATGACGCTCTTCTACCTGCTGACATTCTTCTACGTCGTCGCGAGCCTCTCGCTCGGCATAATGATCTCCTGCTTCGCGCAGAACCAGACTCAGGCTCTTCAGATGTCCGTCTTCATCATACTGCCGAGCGTCCTGCTCTCGGGCTTCGTCTTCCCGCTCGAATCGATGCCGGAGGGCTTCCAGTACCTCGGGCGCTGCTTCCCCATCACATATTACATAAATATATCGCGCCAGATAATACTCAAGGGCGGCGGCATGGCCTACGTGTGGCAGGACACGCTCGCGCTCGCCGTGTACATCGCGGTGATGTTCACCAGCGCCGTGATGATGTTCAAGCGCCGCTTCGTGCCGTAA